In Palaemon carinicauda isolate YSFRI2023 chromosome 1, ASM3689809v2, whole genome shotgun sequence, the genomic stretch ATGTAGGCAGTCGCAACATAGGTACTGTTAGTGGTCTTCATTgagtagtgcaggttctcggccactcattggttaggtcagctacgattcaactagggaattttgttagctcatagggagtgccggaacggggcctaggaaaatggagaccctaaaggttgcgcaaCTGAGAGAGGAGTTGGAAGTTAGAGGCCTCCCAAAAGGAGAgaacaagtctgaattgtgtcagcgtctaagtgatgccctagagaaggatggcgtagaggtacaggagtttttgcaGGGACTTGAGGTTAGGCAGGATAGTGGGGTTAATCAGGGCCATAAGGTAGGCGAGTGCACTGAAGAGCCCAGGGAAGAGGAAGGATatttaaatttgggggatagcGCATCAGTCATTGGTATGCAATCTGTTGTTTCCGGGAGATCTCAGCGGTCGCGCGCGAGTTCTACTGGGAGCAGACGTGTATTATTAGCTgcttctagagccaggttggcagcaCAATTATGGGTGATGAAGGAGATAAAcgccatagagcgagaggaagcagcgctaaaATTTAAGAGGGAGATGGAGATAAAGgccatagagcgagaggaagcagcgctaaaATCCAAGAGGGAGATGCTCGGTTTAGAGGCAGAGTCAGCTGGagtggaggcagaggagaaggCCTTAACAGAACTgaaggagaaggaaaaagaaataactcACATCCCTAGGATAAGGGAACACACAAACCCTGATGTAAGCGGGAGTGAGAGACCCATGCATTTGAATACGGAAGCGCCCGAGATTGGGTTAAGTGGATGCTGTTGCTCGGGCGGGAATGACCAAAGGGACTTGAGCAATAAGGAAGTTATGCAGGTGCTAATCTCTTGCAGCCTTAAAAGC encodes the following:
- the LOC137638130 gene encoding uncharacterized protein, with protein sequence METLKVAQLREELEVRGLPKGENKSELCQRLSDALEKDGVEVQEFLQGLEVRQDSGVNQGHKVGECTEEPREEEGYLNLGDSASVIGMQSVVSGRSQRSRASSTGSRRVLLAASRARLAAQLWVMKEINAIEREEAALKFKREMEIKAIEREEAALKSKREMLGLEAESAGVEAEEKALTELKEKEKEITHIPRIREHTNPDVSGSERPMHLNTEAPEIGLSGCCCSGGNDQRDLSNKEVMQVLISCSLKSLMP